From the Bos javanicus breed banteng chromosome 7, ARS-OSU_banteng_1.0, whole genome shotgun sequence genome, the window GTGGACTTCCAGGGGAGGAGTACGGGGGAGGCCTTCGTGCAGTTTGCTTCACAGGAAATAGCTGAAAAGGCTCTAaagaaacacaaggaaagaaTAGGGCACAGGTGGGGATGGATGGTTGGTTGGATTTGTCACTTTTCTTATGGTAAACTATTAAATCCATATTCTCTCTGCTTagaatcaagggaaaaaaaatctgatttcatAGTCTATTTGATATTTTGCCACAATTTTCAAACTTTTCCAGTGTCAAAAGTCCGATAGTACTTTCAGattaaattttagattttaaaattgtcCCCAGTTAATTTGATCTACTTCACAATTTTGTAAGAGTCCTAATTAACCCCAGTCAGTGGAGTTGAGAGACtatggttttaaaaatgttaatgcaAACCTGGCTTTAGCTGTAATAACACCCACCTAGTAAATTAATATTACCATAAGAAAATGTGATACTTTCTGATCTTGTTTTTAAAGTTGAAATGCAACAAACTTTTTCTTGCTGTATAAATATTCTGCATATGTATTAATAAGCATAGCTTTCAAGAAATTGTCACAAAAGGTTTTATTCTCTTTGCTTGTGACTATTTTTCATTGAAGCATGCGCTTACCTATGCTGATTCCTACTAAAAGCATAGGCTGGGGAATTTATTGGCGGAAGGAGATGTGTAGTGTGGGCTAGACTGTTGGTGGAGGCTGGCTTTTTAGCCCACTTGCTATACATGATGCCAATGGATTTAAGACATGAAATGTTGAAAGTTGAGTGGAATTCTTTCCCTCCTAAGACATTTACAGTACTCCTCTCTACCCCTAAGGTTGGGCACTCTGCCTCAGAGGAGGATGTTTTTCTCCTATAAAGTTTACATTAAATCTTAAAATTGAGTGAATTTCTGGTCATTGCCTATGCAAATATAAGAAATCTGGCTTTAAATATTAGTCAGTTTCATGGCTATGACTTCATTGTTTTCTTGTGTAACTAAATACCTGTATGAAATGAACTAAtgttttctctcccttccccgcCCCCCTTCCTCATGAACAATGCTTTAGGTATATCGAAATCTTTAAGAGCAGTCGAGCTGAAGTTAGAACTCACTATGATCCACCACGAAAACTTATGGCCATGCAGCGACCAGGTCCCTATGACAGACCTGGGGCTGGCAGAGGGTATAACAGCATTGGAAGAGGAGCTGGCTTTGAAAGGATGAGGCGTGGTGCTTATGGTGGAGGTATGTAGACTGTGCAAGTGTCATGAGGTCTGTTCTTTGTGAGTGTTTTCATGTAGTGATAGTACTTTTTGTCTTTCAGGTTATGGAGGCTATGATGATTATAATGGCTATAATGATGGCTATGGATTTGGGTCAGATAGATTCGGAAGAGGTAAGGTAAGAATTGAATTTCTCTTCTGAGGGATACTTACACTCTTGTTCATCTAGACCTCAATTACTGTTTTTCAGGAATGTCAGATCACAGATACGGGGATGGTGGCTCTACTTTCCAGAGCACAACAGGACACTGTGTTCACATGCGGGGATTACCTTACAGAGCTACTGAGAATGACATTTATAATGTAAGTGGAGGATAGATTGATAAATTGTCTATTTCAGTATAGCAGTACAAACATGGTGGTGGTTCTACTTAAGTGAAGCAGcatgttaaaattttgtttcttgtaACAAGGTTTGATTTTGATTCTTTGAAATACCTTGTATTTAGTTTTTTTCACCACTCAACCCTGTGAGAGTACATATTGAAATTGGTCCTGATGGCAGAGTAACTGGTGAAGCAGATGTCGAGTTTGCAACTCATGAAGATGCTGTGGCAGCTATGTCAAAAGACAAAGCAAATATGCGTAAGTGTGATTTAAGGATTTTGGGGTCTCTTTACAGATAGTTGTGTGACTAATGATTATAATAGAGGAATACTGAGGAtgtgaaaattttttaatctaGTGGTAGGGTTCTGTGGATCTTTAAAAAGTTCTATGACTAAAATGAATTTGATAAGTTAATTTGATAACAACACTGACTGAAGGTATATGCTTGATTGACAGACTTAAGCGATTTAGATGAATGCTTGACTGCTTTTTAAAACCTGCATGAAGTAAATCACCTGAGAACAAGcagctagaatttttttttttttactaaaagtaATAATAAGTTCACAGATCTACTTAAAAGAACTTAAAAGAGTTTATCTTCTGTCACCAACATACATTTtcgaactttttttttctcatttcagaaCACAGATATGTAGAACTCTTCTTGAATTCTACAGCAGGAGCAAGCGGTGGTGCTTACGGTAGCCAAATgctaggaggcatgggtttgtgTAAATATCACtttagtgtcttttttttaagcTAACCTTGTATGCCTTTTCTCTCATTTCAGAACACAGATATGTAGAACTCTTCTTGAATTCTACAGCAGGAGCAAGCGGTGGTGCTTATGGTAGCCAAATGATGGGAGGCATGGGCTTGTGTAAATAtcgttagtttttttaaaaaccaaaacatttatATAAGTCAATTTATATAAGTTAAGTTAATTTATATATAAGGGGTTTAGCAAAATTTAGgcaaataaaagtttttatttgaatAGTATGCATTAAATGTgagttatataaaatgtttagaatagATAAGTTGGTTTGAAGTACTTTTGGGGGAGGGGACTGTAGAAAGAAATTAGTTGAATTGTTTAAGTATGAAGTataagcctaaaatatttagcaaaaaaGCACAGGATCAGAATAAATTGTTGGGCATAATTAGGTGTTCAGTGATACCTGTGTATTGAAATACCCTTATTATATGGAATCATGGGGGGAAATCCCATTAAATCCAATTAAGCAGTTTCATAAGGTGTTGTCAAAATGCCTCTACTTAAGGAAACGTGGATTCAGTCCTGCTGATGTGTATACTTTTGGCCTTGTGGTTTTTAAGTGTTTGACTAGCTCATACGATGGATAGAAAGGTAGTCTGGTCCTAGGCAATAGGCAGAAGGTGGTACAGTGGGCTCTAGTGATACTAAGATCAAGACTGGAAATTTAGAATTTAGAAATTTAGATTTAGAATTACAAGCCGGGTACCACCAGGTACCACATTATATAAGAAACAAGGTTCTAATGTTGTCTTAACTTAACAGCAAACCAGTCCAGTTACGGGGGCCCGGCCAGCCAGCAGCTGAGTGGTGGTTATGGAGGCGGCTATGGTGGCCAGAGCAGCATGAGTGGATACGgtaagtgtttttttaatatacttagaATAAGTTTCAGGCAGGTTTCTTTAGTTGGGAATGTTCAGGCTCCTTTTTTGGTAAAATTGGGTTATTAAATGTATGTTCTTGATCCtaatataaatattcaaatagtTTAATTTTCAGAATCAATCATTGGGAGGGGGAAGTATTCTATGAATTCAAAATAGTCGATATTGCAACTTTGAATAATGTCGAGCCAGAAAACATCTGCCTCCGTTTGTTAAAACATTAAAGTcgttctctttttctgtctttttgttaGCAGTTAATCCATGTTAGATGGAGGGAGAATTTAGAATGGTGGTTGGGTTCAAGACCGTATTTACTAGTCAGTTAACCTAGGATtggttttattaattaattttttcagttgGTCTAAAGAATGGTGATTTTGGTATTATAGTCTTACCCTACAAAATCCTTTTGCAGACCAAGTTTTACAGGAAAACTCCAGTGATTTTCAATCAAACATTGCATaggtaaatattttctcaaaaaatataatttaaattcccAATAGCAAATATTGATATGTTGTAATGACACTTTCTATAGCAGTCAATGGCTCTTATTTAACTCCATGGAGGCTGCCATCTTGGGCACAGTGAGTTGCCTTTAGTCCAACTTCATTGTCTCACTTCCTGCCCACCAtgaataggaaaagcaagagattgCCCCTGTGCTCCCTATTCATACATGCCATTCAATGGACACATTGTGAATGTTTAcggtaaattttttttaaaatgctttgtttAGCTTTAAAAACAACATGAAGTAATTTTGCAATTTTTGAAAAACACTAGTTTTCCTTTAAACTTTTTTCAACGTTGATCCTGAAGCATCCAAATAAATGGTAGCACAAGAGTCTGGCAAGTTGGTACTGCAGAGAAAAGGggtttattgagacttgtttggAGTCGGGAGTCCCTTTTCCCAAACATGCTTCTCGCCACTTGGACAGCAGCCATTTGTACTCgtatactttttaaacttttttttggaATGCTATATTTTAGTTGACTGCTAATCTGATACTTATCCTGACTTGTCAAATTGATCTCTTTGCAGGCAGCCAAGGAGCAGTGAACAGCAGCTACTACAGTAGCGGAAGCCGAACATCTATGGGAGTGAACGGAATGGGAGGGATGTCTAGCATGTCCAGTATGAGTGGTGGATGGGGAATGTAATTGATCCTGATCACTGACTCTTggtcaacattttttaaaagaaaaacttaagtTTTAACAGTTTTGCAATACAAGCTTGTGATTTATGCTTACTCTAAGTGGAAATCAGGATTGTTTTAAAGACTTAAGGTTCAGTATTTTTGAACACGTTCATCTAGGATGTAACAACTAGGTTGAGTAAACTATTCCTGTTAAATAATTTTCAGCTTTTCTCAAGTTAGTTCTCTTGTAGGATGTACTTAAGCAGTAAGTGTATTTAGGTTAAAGCAGTTGAATTATGTTAAATGTTGCTCTTACATCACATTACATTGAACACTGTCTGGATGCATGTTGAAAGACATGCTTTTTTTGTAAAACTCAATATAGGAGCTGTGTCTACAATTAAAAGTGAAACATTTGGCATGTTTGTTAATTCTAGTTTCATTTAATAACCTCTATGGCACGTAagttgaagctttttttttttaagttaatgggGGAAATTTGACACGCAATACCAATACTTTAGGATTTTGGTCTTGGTGTTTGTATGAAATTCTGAGGCcttgatttaaatttttcattgtatTGTGGTTTTCCTTTTAGGTGTATTGCGCTAAGTGAAACTTGTCGAATAAATCTTCCTTTTAGAAACTGCACTTTGTCTGGTCTGTGCTTCGGTGTCACGTGGACTGTTTGTTGGTGCTTCCTTGCTGTCTGGGGCGTAGGTGAACAGTGGCCCGCATCTCTGGCTGTGGCAGACAGGCTTGGCAGTTGTGGCTGTTGTGTAGATGTCTTCAGACTTTTCCTTCCAGTACAACTGAAGGTAAATTAAGCTTTGGGGTCCTGTGGAAGGTCTGTATGTTTGGCCTGGCTGCACAGGATGTGATCTGAATTGGCTTTGACTTGCTAAGCACTTGCACAAGGCCAAGGGGGAGGCAGAAGTGTCCTCTGTTACGCTCTGCATGTCTGTGGAAGCCTTTGAGCATGGCTGAGGAAGTGCCAGCAGCAATCTTGTGGCATCTTTTGAATTTTGCTTCTATGAGGTACCTTCTAGAAGGAGCTAGTTCATAGAGGACTTTGAAATGAgattcagtcttttatttttgctttgcttctCAAGATCAAGTCTACTTAGCAAAATTACTTTATAAAGTAATTTATAAAGTATAAAGCTATCAAGTACTTCTGAGAACAAATGATTAGTTTTAACTCTAATTGAAATCTTTATTGTAGGTAAAACTCAATGGCATTTGCTAGGAAAGTAGTAAGCAATACAGGTATAGTTCTAGAATTACCTTCAGACATTTAACACTGGTAATTTGGGAATTACCACTCATTCATCATCCCTCTAAATTAAGTTTGCTGCATTGAGGTTAGAATTCAGAATTGGAGCTGTGAACATAGGCTTGTGCTGttcaaagctatttttatttGCTGACAGTGCTGAAGGGGTGTGGTTAGTATGGTGAATGTAGAAAAACTGCTTAGAATGATAGCACTTCTTGAAGATTGCAGTTGGCAGCACTACACGAAGATGTACTGACGGACTCTGAATCCTCTTGCCCTTCCATGTGTTCTGAAAACTGGGTGCATACCTTCAGTTGGGTTGGGGATACAGAAGTATTCTAATGTTCTATAAATTGTCTTCTGCAGGCTTGGAGAGAATTTTCTGGGGATGCACTGTTCTAAACCTAGTAATGCCCTTGAGATCTTTCCTTGGTCTGTGTCAGGGGAAATCAGGCACAAGGAGAGTGTCCCTTCATCTTCCCTAGTCctttagtttttggttttttaacaGGGAACATCTTTGTTgaagaaacttgaaaaaatacctagaaacattGTGTTTCTTTCGAACACTGTACTCCATGGACCGGCATCTTCACCTGGGAGTTTGTTAGGAACAGTCAGAGTCTCCAGACTTGGTGTCATTTATCATGACCCTTAGCCCTCCACAGTCTGTATTTAAGCTGGAGAAACACTGCCTTTTATCTGTCCCTCCTTGTTTGCCCAAGTAAGGGGAAGTTTGCCAAACCAGAAACTGAGGGTTCCAAAGTTCAGGTACATAATGGATGTCTTAAATTCTTTTCCGCAGCTAGATACTTAGTATCCAGCACAAGAATTCTTTGTGAATAGTGCTTGGGGCATGGGGCAGGGGCAGGTTTTAGAAGAAATCAGGATGATAAAGGGAAGAGCACTTAGTGTGGTAGTGGTGGGAACTGTCAGAACTGTCTTGAAGCAGGAAGGTATCCTGCTCCCCTTCTGTGTGCAGATGAGACAGGCTGAGGAGTGACTTAACCTAAGGCTCCCCAGCAAGTTGGAGTAAAAACTGGGCACGCTGCAAACAAGGTACAGATCTAATGCTAGACCATGTGGGGGAA encodes:
- the HNRNPH1 gene encoding heterogeneous nuclear ribonucleoprotein H isoform X2, with product MMLGTEGGEGFVVKVRGLPWSCSADEVQRFFSDCKIQNGAQGIRFIYTREGRPSGEAFVELESEDEVKLALKKDRETMGHRYVEVFKSNNVEMDWVLKHTGPNSPDTANDGFVRLRGLPFGCSKEEIVQFFSGLEIVPNGITLPVDFQGRSTGEAFVQFASQEIAEKALKKHKERIGHRYIEIFKSSRAEVRTHYDPPRKLMAMQRPGPYDRPGAGRGYNSIGRGAGFERMRRGAYGGGYGGYDDYNGYNDGYGFGSDRFGRDLNYCFSGMSDHRYGDGGSTFQSTTGHCVHMRGLPYRATENDIYNFFSPLNPVRVHIEIGPDGRVTGEADVEFATHEDAVAAMSKDKANMQHRYVELFLNSTAGASGGAYGSQMLGGMGLSNQSSYGGPASQQLSGGYGGGYGGQSSMSGYGSQGAVNSSYYSSGSRTSMGVNGMGGMSSMSSMSGGWGM
- the HNRNPH1 gene encoding heterogeneous nuclear ribonucleoprotein H isoform X1, whose product is MMLGTEGGEGFVVKVRGLPWSCSADEVQRFFSDCKIQNGAQGIRFIYTREGRPSGEAFVELESEDEVKLALKKDRETMGHRYVEVFKSNNVEMDWVLKHTGPNSPDTANDGFVRLRGLPFGCSKEEIVQFFSGLEIVPNGITLPVDFQGRSTGEAFVQFASQEIAEKALKKHKERIGHRYIEIFKSSRAEVRTHYDPPRKLMAMQRPGPYDRPGAGRGYNSIGRGAGFERMRRGAYGGGYGGYDDYNGYNDGYGFGSDRFGRDLNYCFSGMSDHRYGDGGSTFQSTTGHCVHMRGLPYRATENDIYNFFSPLNPVRVHIEIGPDGRVTGEADVEFATHEDAVAAMSKDKANMQHRYVELFLNSTAGASGGAYEHRYVELFLNSTAGASGGAYGSQMMGGMGLSNQSSYGGPASQQLSGGYGGGYGGQSSMSGYGSQGAVNSSYYSSGSRTSMGVNGMGGMSSMSSMSGGWGM
- the HNRNPH1 gene encoding heterogeneous nuclear ribonucleoprotein H isoform X4 — protein: MMLGTEGGEGFVVKVRGLPWSCSADEVQRFFSDCKIQNGAQGIRFIYTREGRPSGEAFVELESEDEVKLALKKDRETMGHRYVEVFKSNNVEMDWVLKHTGPNSPDTANDGFVRLRGLPFGCSKEEIVQFFSGLEIVPNGITLPVDFQGRSTGEAFVQFASQEIAEKALKKHKERIGHRYIEIFKSSRAEVRTHYDPPRKLMAMQRPGPYDRPGAGRGYNSIGRGAGFERMRRGAYGGGYGGYDDYNGYNDGYGFGSDRFGRDLNYCFSGMSDHRYGDGGSTFQSTTGHCVHMRGLPYRATENDIYNFFSPLNPVRVHIEIGPDGRVTGEADVEFATHEDAVAAMSKDKANMQHRYVELFLNSTAGASGGAYGSQMLGGMGLSNQSSYGGPASQQLSGGYGGGYGGQSSMSGYDQVLQENSSDFQSNIA
- the HNRNPH1 gene encoding heterogeneous nuclear ribonucleoprotein H isoform X3 codes for the protein MMLGTEGGEGFVVKVRGLPWSCSADEVQRFFSDCKIQNGAQGIRFIYTREGRPSGEAFVELESEDEVKLALKKDRETMGHRYVEVFKSNNVEMDWVLKHTGPNSPDTANDGFVRLRGLPFGCSKEEIVQFFSGLEIVPNGITLPVDFQGRSTGEAFVQFASQEIAEKALKKHKERIGHRYIEIFKSSRAEVRTHYDPPRKLMAMQRPGPYDRPGAGRGYNSIGRGAGFERMRRGAYGGGYGGYDDYNGYNDGYGFGSDRFGRDLNYCFSGMSDHRYGDGGSTFQSTTGHCVHMRGLPYRATENDIYNFFSPLNPVRVHIEIGPDGRVTGEADVEFATHEDAVAAMSKDKANMQHRYVELFLNSTAGASGGAYEHRYVELFLNSTAGASGGAYGSQMMGGMGLSNQSSYGGPASQQLSGGYGGGYGGQSSMSGYDQVLQENSSDFQSNIA
- the HNRNPH1 gene encoding heterogeneous nuclear ribonucleoprotein H isoform X5: MAMQRPGPYDRPGAGRGYNSIGRGAGFERMRRGAYGGGYGGYDDYNGYNDGYGFGSDRFGRDLNYCFSGMSDHRYGDGGSTFQSTTGHCVHMRGLPYRATENDIYNFFSPLNPVRVHIEIGPDGRVTGEADVEFATHEDAVAAMSKDKANMQHRYVELFLNSTAGASGGAYEHRYVELFLNSTAGASGGAYGSQMMGGMGLSNQSSYGGPASQQLSGGYGGGYGGQSSMSGYGSQGAVNSSYYSSGSRTSMGVNGMGGMSSMSSMSGGWGM